One Megalopta genalis isolate 19385.01 chromosome 5, iyMegGena1_principal, whole genome shotgun sequence DNA window includes the following coding sequences:
- the LOC117226461 gene encoding uncharacterized protein LOC117226461 isoform X1, whose protein sequence is MAKVTQPGDSSEDWRRQTVREEQKARPKKKKRKKDLVDLHQRLRNPAKRDRKPTQRQGNFVKLLHRFADVREEYGKETKTVGKLGKARNTKKLSNRILPRRMSGIYRNGAIGKEIRRPNALVSLNGSNNARLEEDVMKLLQGYEKNAESVVLDDNRKETEVLVVDSVIRDTLCPTPPDADLASPVLGKVDGKKRHNRDEREGQGGPSNYVDLSHLVRERRKAVNIEQLQDSAIRRYEDLCATVRRNFEGLNLPDQLTTDPLSSVKMKLRSIYAKSFQSRYSRDMLKYGSALNERSTMPSFDYSNPILAEAVYSSSGFGESANPGVANRRPTNYRCPSAPLPSPLLGPRVTSGGSSATSNGKEVRRPYSNLIEAFVDTSDAQNVKRRTTKPNDSQANQDPLLLTPRAREKRKQASSSRFLFDTSMLSSNSSANKVGDEREREARSADSESVANRTSLEANCPPSFEDNHKSVDDFIASRMSKQSIFARSMMEMLKESISKRCFVKRKNQRTQTTNLSNNRTRKHPGKSNAKATQQVNAKNLKHVPAILRRCNKTDIFQPQTGRLFEVPSNPDVSSASPCLKSETSKNSDGTASSTDTNTMSVQACVVPSPSLREDHGRNLKPDGDQQSHVNDFFLKKWKSKPAIQKTVMFTKKDSRSKRLQINGPMPDRPVEVLQQLEKCENCQRAAMNSYRSFVCSDNSNDSNYCSQEFKEVGIPQVRPVQVQREPVVCEKLFVRKLPQNPVCFVAADPGKQTQDCAKVEKVYRRNDNGDVRIVQGFQNLQLLPMEDQKAKYNGQRVGDTVLFEEPPIKYLAFDNDSETQRIPIYVRSKQRPQFTAVDHADIVNSKVNYRLVSCPEPTQKILLVPSHEDDNLVYVEEKDLNRPGVSHERVTQPRKMCFCQNIVSEAQPAVQCPESTSNARELLIAKQDLTGIANTGYEAVVALQTNRGKNLRKSIGNWEELRHRPSHEHAITKEACARSHGTYYMK, encoded by the exons ATGGCAAAAGTGACGCAACCTGGCGACAGTTCGGAGGACTGGCGCCGGCAGACCGTGCGGGAGGAGCAGAAAGCGCggccgaagaagaagaagcgcaAGAAGGACCTCGTCGACCTGCACCAGAGACTGCGCAATCCTGCCAAA CGAGACCGGAAGCCGACCCAGAGGCAGGGCAATTTTGTAAAGCTTCTGCACCGTTTCGCCGACGTACGAGAGGAATAT GGCAAAGAGACGAAAACCGTTGGCAAGTTGGGAAAAGCGCGAAATACGAAAAAGTTGTCGAATAGGATTCTTCCTAGACGC ATGTCTGGGATTTACAGAAATGGCGCCATCGGCAAAGAAATACGAAGAC CAAACGCGCTGGTTTCCTTGAACGGTTCGAACAACGCCAGATTGGAGGAGGACGTTATGAAGCTTCTTCAAGGCTACGAGAAGAATGCTGA GAGCGTTGTACTCGATGACAATCGAAAAGAAACGGAGGTTCTGGTGGTCGATTCCGTCATCAGAGACACCCTATGCCCAACTCCACCCGACGCGGATCTAGCGAGCCCGGTTTTGGGTAAAGTGGATGG AAAAAAGCGACACAACAGAGATGAACGGGAAGGACAAGGTGGTCCGTCTAACTATGTTGACCTTTCCCACCTGGTCCGTGAAAGAAGGAAGGCGGTGAACATTGAACAGTTGCAAGATTCCGCTATTAGACGGTACGAGGACCTATGTGCCACCGTTCGCAGAAATTTCGAGGGGTTGAATCTTCCGGATCAATTAACAACAG ATCCACTGTCATCGGTGAAGATGAAGCTGCGAAGCATCTACGCGAAGTCCTTCCAGAGTCGGTATTCAAGAGATATGCTGAAATACGGGAGTGCTTTGAACGAGCGGAGCACAATGCCGAGCTTCGACTACTCGAATCCCATTCTAGCAGAAGCAGTGTACAGTTCTTCCGGTTTCGGAGAATCCGCTAACCCAGGGGTGGCGAACCGGCGACCCACGAATTACCGGTGCCCCTCGGCGCCGCTCCCTTCGCCCCTCTTAGGTCCTCGAGTGACTAGCGGTGGAAGCAGCGCGACTTCCAACGGGAAAGAAGTTCGTCGGCCTTACTCGAACTTAATCGAAGCATTCGTGGACACCTCGGACGCTCAGAATGTCAAAAGGAGAACCACGAAACCGAACGATTCGCAGGCGAATCAAGACCCATTATTGTTGACACCGAGGGCCCGCGAGAAAAGGAAACAAGCTTCCTCGTCTCGCTTCTTATTCGACACCTCCATGCTAAGCTCAAACAGCTCGGCGAATAAGGTGGGTGACGAAAGGGAGCGCGAAGCGCGCAGCGCGGACTCGGAAAGCGTTGCAAACCGAACATCTTTGGAAGCGAACTGTCCTCCCAGCTTTGAAGACAATCACAAATCCGTCGACGACTTCATAGCATCTCGGATGAGTAAGCAGTCGATTTTCGCGCGATCCATGATGGAAATGCTGAAAGAGTCGATAAGCAAGAGGTGTTTCGTAAAGCGCAAGAACCAACGCACGCAGACTACCAATCTGTCGAATAACCGGACGAGGAAGCATCCCGGGAAGAGCAACGCGAAAGCGACGCAACAGGTGAACGCGAAGAACCTGAAGCACGTTCCGGCTATACTTCGCAGGTGCAACAAAACGGATATATTTCAGCCGCAAACGGGGAGGCTGTTCGAGGTACCATCGAATCCGGACGTTTCGTCTGCCTCGCCGTGCTTGAAATCGGAAACGTCCAAAAACTCGGACGGCACTGCGAGCAGCACCGATACCAATACGATGAGCGTGCAAGCTTGCGTCGTGCCTTCGCCCAGCCTGCGCGAGGACCACGGAAGAAACCTTAAACCGGACGGTGATCAGCAGTCGCACGTGAACGATTTCTTCCTGAAGAAATGGAAGAGCAAGCCCGCGATACAGAAGACCGTGATGTTCACCAAGAAGGACTCTCGCAGTAAGCGTCTACAAATCAACGGCCCGATGCCGGACAGGCCGGTGGAGGTCCTCCAACAGCTGGAGAAGTGCGAGAACTGTCAGCGAGCCGCGATGAACTCCTACCGATCGTTCGTCTGCTCGGACAATTCAAACGATTCGAACTACTGCAGCCAGGAATTCAAGGAGGTCGGCATCCCCCAGGTGCGACCGGTGCAGGTGCAGCGGGAGCCCGTTGTGTGCGAGAAGCTGTTCGTCAGGAAGCTGCCGCAGAATCCTGTCTGCTTCGTGGCCGCGGATCCAGGGAAACAGACTCAAGACTGCGCGAAGGTCGAGAAGGTCTATCGCCGAAACGACAACGGCGACGTGCGTATAGTTCAAGGCTTCCAGAACCTGCAGCTGTTGCCGATGGAGGACCAGAAGGCGAAGTACAACGGCCAGCGTGTCGGCGACACCGTGTTGTTCGAGGAACCGCCGATCAAGTACCTGGCATTCGACAACGACTCGGAGACTCAGAGGATCCCTATATACGTCCGGAGCAAGCAGCGACCACAGTTCACCGCCGTGGACCATGCAGATATCGTGAACTCGAAGGTAAATTACCGGCTGGTCTCCTGTCCGGAGCCTACGCAGAAGATTTTGCTGGTGCCGTCCCACGAGGATGATAATCTCGTCTACGTGGAGGAGAAGGACTTGAACCGACCTGGCGTGTCCCACGAGCGTGTTACCCAGCCCAGGAAAATGTGCTTCTGCCAGAACATCGTTTCAGAGGCGCAGCCGGCCGTGCAGTGTCCCGAAAGCACGTCGAACGCGCGCGAGCTTCTTATCGCGAAGCAGGATCTGACGGGAATCGCGAACACCGGATACGAAGCCGTCGTTGCTCTGCAGACGAATCGTGGCAAGAACCTGAGGAAGAGCATCGGCAACTGGGAGGAGCTTCGACACCGACCGAGTCATG AGCACGCAATCACCAAGGAGGCCTGCGCGAGAAGTCACGGTACCTATTATATGAAGTGA
- the LOC117226461 gene encoding uncharacterized protein LOC117226461 isoform X2, giving the protein MAKVTQPGDSSEDWRRQTVREEQKARPKKKKRKKDLVDLHQRLRNPAKGKETKTVGKLGKARNTKKLSNRILPRRMSGIYRNGAIGKEIRRPNALVSLNGSNNARLEEDVMKLLQGYEKNAESVVLDDNRKETEVLVVDSVIRDTLCPTPPDADLASPVLGKVDGKKRHNRDEREGQGGPSNYVDLSHLVRERRKAVNIEQLQDSAIRRYEDLCATVRRNFEGLNLPDQLTTDPLSSVKMKLRSIYAKSFQSRYSRDMLKYGSALNERSTMPSFDYSNPILAEAVYSSSGFGESANPGVANRRPTNYRCPSAPLPSPLLGPRVTSGGSSATSNGKEVRRPYSNLIEAFVDTSDAQNVKRRTTKPNDSQANQDPLLLTPRAREKRKQASSSRFLFDTSMLSSNSSANKVGDEREREARSADSESVANRTSLEANCPPSFEDNHKSVDDFIASRMSKQSIFARSMMEMLKESISKRCFVKRKNQRTQTTNLSNNRTRKHPGKSNAKATQQVNAKNLKHVPAILRRCNKTDIFQPQTGRLFEVPSNPDVSSASPCLKSETSKNSDGTASSTDTNTMSVQACVVPSPSLREDHGRNLKPDGDQQSHVNDFFLKKWKSKPAIQKTVMFTKKDSRSKRLQINGPMPDRPVEVLQQLEKCENCQRAAMNSYRSFVCSDNSNDSNYCSQEFKEVGIPQVRPVQVQREPVVCEKLFVRKLPQNPVCFVAADPGKQTQDCAKVEKVYRRNDNGDVRIVQGFQNLQLLPMEDQKAKYNGQRVGDTVLFEEPPIKYLAFDNDSETQRIPIYVRSKQRPQFTAVDHADIVNSKVNYRLVSCPEPTQKILLVPSHEDDNLVYVEEKDLNRPGVSHERVTQPRKMCFCQNIVSEAQPAVQCPESTSNARELLIAKQDLTGIANTGYEAVVALQTNRGKNLRKSIGNWEELRHRPSHEHAITKEACARSHGTYYMK; this is encoded by the exons ATGGCAAAAGTGACGCAACCTGGCGACAGTTCGGAGGACTGGCGCCGGCAGACCGTGCGGGAGGAGCAGAAAGCGCggccgaagaagaagaagcgcaAGAAGGACCTCGTCGACCTGCACCAGAGACTGCGCAATCCTGCCAAA GGCAAAGAGACGAAAACCGTTGGCAAGTTGGGAAAAGCGCGAAATACGAAAAAGTTGTCGAATAGGATTCTTCCTAGACGC ATGTCTGGGATTTACAGAAATGGCGCCATCGGCAAAGAAATACGAAGAC CAAACGCGCTGGTTTCCTTGAACGGTTCGAACAACGCCAGATTGGAGGAGGACGTTATGAAGCTTCTTCAAGGCTACGAGAAGAATGCTGA GAGCGTTGTACTCGATGACAATCGAAAAGAAACGGAGGTTCTGGTGGTCGATTCCGTCATCAGAGACACCCTATGCCCAACTCCACCCGACGCGGATCTAGCGAGCCCGGTTTTGGGTAAAGTGGATGG AAAAAAGCGACACAACAGAGATGAACGGGAAGGACAAGGTGGTCCGTCTAACTATGTTGACCTTTCCCACCTGGTCCGTGAAAGAAGGAAGGCGGTGAACATTGAACAGTTGCAAGATTCCGCTATTAGACGGTACGAGGACCTATGTGCCACCGTTCGCAGAAATTTCGAGGGGTTGAATCTTCCGGATCAATTAACAACAG ATCCACTGTCATCGGTGAAGATGAAGCTGCGAAGCATCTACGCGAAGTCCTTCCAGAGTCGGTATTCAAGAGATATGCTGAAATACGGGAGTGCTTTGAACGAGCGGAGCACAATGCCGAGCTTCGACTACTCGAATCCCATTCTAGCAGAAGCAGTGTACAGTTCTTCCGGTTTCGGAGAATCCGCTAACCCAGGGGTGGCGAACCGGCGACCCACGAATTACCGGTGCCCCTCGGCGCCGCTCCCTTCGCCCCTCTTAGGTCCTCGAGTGACTAGCGGTGGAAGCAGCGCGACTTCCAACGGGAAAGAAGTTCGTCGGCCTTACTCGAACTTAATCGAAGCATTCGTGGACACCTCGGACGCTCAGAATGTCAAAAGGAGAACCACGAAACCGAACGATTCGCAGGCGAATCAAGACCCATTATTGTTGACACCGAGGGCCCGCGAGAAAAGGAAACAAGCTTCCTCGTCTCGCTTCTTATTCGACACCTCCATGCTAAGCTCAAACAGCTCGGCGAATAAGGTGGGTGACGAAAGGGAGCGCGAAGCGCGCAGCGCGGACTCGGAAAGCGTTGCAAACCGAACATCTTTGGAAGCGAACTGTCCTCCCAGCTTTGAAGACAATCACAAATCCGTCGACGACTTCATAGCATCTCGGATGAGTAAGCAGTCGATTTTCGCGCGATCCATGATGGAAATGCTGAAAGAGTCGATAAGCAAGAGGTGTTTCGTAAAGCGCAAGAACCAACGCACGCAGACTACCAATCTGTCGAATAACCGGACGAGGAAGCATCCCGGGAAGAGCAACGCGAAAGCGACGCAACAGGTGAACGCGAAGAACCTGAAGCACGTTCCGGCTATACTTCGCAGGTGCAACAAAACGGATATATTTCAGCCGCAAACGGGGAGGCTGTTCGAGGTACCATCGAATCCGGACGTTTCGTCTGCCTCGCCGTGCTTGAAATCGGAAACGTCCAAAAACTCGGACGGCACTGCGAGCAGCACCGATACCAATACGATGAGCGTGCAAGCTTGCGTCGTGCCTTCGCCCAGCCTGCGCGAGGACCACGGAAGAAACCTTAAACCGGACGGTGATCAGCAGTCGCACGTGAACGATTTCTTCCTGAAGAAATGGAAGAGCAAGCCCGCGATACAGAAGACCGTGATGTTCACCAAGAAGGACTCTCGCAGTAAGCGTCTACAAATCAACGGCCCGATGCCGGACAGGCCGGTGGAGGTCCTCCAACAGCTGGAGAAGTGCGAGAACTGTCAGCGAGCCGCGATGAACTCCTACCGATCGTTCGTCTGCTCGGACAATTCAAACGATTCGAACTACTGCAGCCAGGAATTCAAGGAGGTCGGCATCCCCCAGGTGCGACCGGTGCAGGTGCAGCGGGAGCCCGTTGTGTGCGAGAAGCTGTTCGTCAGGAAGCTGCCGCAGAATCCTGTCTGCTTCGTGGCCGCGGATCCAGGGAAACAGACTCAAGACTGCGCGAAGGTCGAGAAGGTCTATCGCCGAAACGACAACGGCGACGTGCGTATAGTTCAAGGCTTCCAGAACCTGCAGCTGTTGCCGATGGAGGACCAGAAGGCGAAGTACAACGGCCAGCGTGTCGGCGACACCGTGTTGTTCGAGGAACCGCCGATCAAGTACCTGGCATTCGACAACGACTCGGAGACTCAGAGGATCCCTATATACGTCCGGAGCAAGCAGCGACCACAGTTCACCGCCGTGGACCATGCAGATATCGTGAACTCGAAGGTAAATTACCGGCTGGTCTCCTGTCCGGAGCCTACGCAGAAGATTTTGCTGGTGCCGTCCCACGAGGATGATAATCTCGTCTACGTGGAGGAGAAGGACTTGAACCGACCTGGCGTGTCCCACGAGCGTGTTACCCAGCCCAGGAAAATGTGCTTCTGCCAGAACATCGTTTCAGAGGCGCAGCCGGCCGTGCAGTGTCCCGAAAGCACGTCGAACGCGCGCGAGCTTCTTATCGCGAAGCAGGATCTGACGGGAATCGCGAACACCGGATACGAAGCCGTCGTTGCTCTGCAGACGAATCGTGGCAAGAACCTGAGGAAGAGCATCGGCAACTGGGAGGAGCTTCGACACCGACCGAGTCATG AGCACGCAATCACCAAGGAGGCCTGCGCGAGAAGTCACGGTACCTATTATATGAAGTGA